From Pararhodobacter zhoushanensis, the proteins below share one genomic window:
- a CDS encoding ABC transporter permease: protein MMDWKKVAVPVAAIIVLLLLWELLVWAMGWPDYKMASPSDLWPAFERYQHLFWLYGWQTLWRTVVGLALAVVFGTFLGMIMGLSKLMNDALYPLLVGFNAIPKATVVPVIALMFVGQHDFNTILMAFMISFFPIAVSVSIGLSTLEPEYRDILRSLGASRFTVFWKIALPKTLPEFFGALKVAATLAFIGTNLVEIITPHGRGLGHLFQSAQTNSDFPLMFAVLLALAFLGIVLYYAVVALERIFAGWAVRTAQ, encoded by the coding sequence ATGATGGACTGGAAAAAAGTCGCCGTCCCCGTCGCTGCAATCATCGTGCTGCTGCTCTTGTGGGAGCTGCTGGTCTGGGCGATGGGCTGGCCGGATTACAAGATGGCCTCGCCCAGCGACCTGTGGCCCGCGTTCGAACGCTATCAGCACCTGTTCTGGCTTTATGGCTGGCAAACGCTGTGGCGCACGGTGGTGGGTCTGGCGCTGGCTGTGGTGTTCGGGACGTTCCTTGGCATGATCATGGGCCTGAGCAAGCTGATGAACGACGCGCTCTATCCGCTGCTGGTGGGGTTCAACGCGATCCCCAAGGCAACGGTGGTGCCGGTCATCGCGCTGATGTTCGTCGGCCAGCATGATTTCAACACCATCCTGATGGCGTTCATGATCTCGTTCTTCCCGATCGCGGTGTCGGTGTCGATCGGGTTGAGCACGCTCGAGCCGGAATACCGCGATATCCTGCGCTCGCTGGGCGCGTCGCGCTTCACGGTGTTCTGGAAGATCGCGCTGCCGAAAACGCTGCCCGAGTTCTTCGGCGCGCTGAAAGTGGCGGCGACGCTGGCGTTTATCGGCACCAACCTTGTCGAGATCATCACCCCGCACGGGCGCGGGCTGGGCCATCTGTTCCAGAGCGCGCAGACCAACAGTGACTTCCCGCTGATGTTCGCCGTGCTGCTGGCGCTCGCGTTTCTGGGGATCGTTCTCTATTACGCGGTCGTCGCGTTGGAGCGGATCTTTGCGGGCTGGGCGGTGCGGACCGCGCAATAA
- a CDS encoding helix-turn-helix transcriptional regulator, with the protein MRRADRLIKIVHFLRGRRRAVTARQIADEFEICTRTVYRDIQDLIGSGAPISGEAGVGYLIDKQYYLPPVTFDADELEALGLGISMVRHWTDQRLADKAESAFAKIQAVLPAILQGELEQITTYSIPDQPALPWTISFSDLRESIRAQRKIDIRYTDEAGHETSRTLRPLALIFCSPVWLLAAWCEQRGAFRNFRLDRMQSLTVSATRFAHESDKNLTAYKAQDGVC; encoded by the coding sequence ATGCGGCGCGCAGACAGACTGATCAAGATCGTCCATTTCCTGCGCGGTCGCCGCCGGGCGGTCACCGCCCGGCAGATCGCCGACGAATTCGAGATCTGCACCCGCACGGTCTACCGCGACATTCAGGATCTGATCGGCTCGGGTGCGCCGATCAGTGGCGAAGCGGGCGTCGGCTATCTGATCGACAAACAGTATTACCTGCCCCCCGTAACCTTCGACGCCGACGAGCTTGAAGCCCTCGGTCTGGGCATCAGCATGGTGCGCCACTGGACCGACCAACGCCTTGCCGACAAGGCCGAGAGCGCCTTTGCCAAGATTCAGGCAGTGCTCCCGGCGATTCTTCAGGGAGAGCTGGAGCAGATCACCACCTACTCGATCCCCGATCAGCCCGCGCTGCCGTGGACGATCAGCTTCTCGGATCTGCGCGAGAGCATCAGGGCACAGCGCAAGATCGACATCCGCTATACCGACGAGGCCGGGCATGAGACGTCACGCACGCTGCGTCCGCTGGCCCTGATCTTCTGCAGCCCGGTCTGGCTGCTGGCGGCATGGTGCGAACAGCGCGGGGCTTTTCGCAATTTCCGCCTCGACCGGATGCAAAGCCTGACGGTCAGCGCCACCCGTTTTGCCCATGAGAGCGACAAGAACCTGACAGCCTATAAAGCGCAGGACGGCGTCTGCTGA
- a CDS encoding peptidoglycan-binding protein, with product MKTRFSTAVAVLWTLTLPAQATTGAVLIVANEDYQSIRDARGAAGIVQAERNFDAAGFSVDIATDLSANALRAALSNLSQQLRSGADERVVIAYAGYTVSSPQGVWLMGTEARAPDFATIEGFGVRLETLLALAGQVQGGAVIALADYGFPENARDGFRGGLPPGITVPQGVTLVRGPAREINGFLRDLSAPGTNIGTAVAGYSNLVLEGFNPPHLSFLPADHAAAPPVDRSGADRTAWALAADANTVEGYDAYLADWPNGLYAQQATSARQSLLNTPERIEQALGLTRDERRAIQRDLTILNFDPRGIDGIFGRGTRAAVSAWQGANRFAQTSFLTRDQIFELAQQGARRAAQLEEEARARAAEQERQDRAYWRDTGSGTDEVGMRAYLERFPDGVFSNIAQERLDRIEADRRAAAQARDRAAWDQAAQADTRDSYQRYLNDFPRGAFAEQARGRIEELRRPNRPDADLAAAEAEEAAMSLPQFTRVIIEQRLSRLGLEPGAEDGNFDRETRRAIRRYQRRADLPVTGFLTQPIVARLLADGVLDILR from the coding sequence ATGAAAACCCGTTTTTCCACCGCTGTCGCGGTTCTGTGGACCCTGACCTTGCCTGCACAGGCGACCACAGGGGCCGTTTTGATTGTGGCCAACGAAGACTACCAGTCGATCCGCGATGCACGCGGGGCTGCAGGCATCGTGCAGGCCGAACGCAATTTTGACGCGGCGGGCTTTAGCGTCGATATCGCGACGGACCTGTCCGCCAATGCCCTGCGCGCCGCCCTGTCGAACCTGTCGCAGCAGCTGCGCTCGGGCGCGGATGAGCGCGTGGTGATCGCCTATGCGGGCTATACCGTCAGCTCGCCTCAGGGCGTCTGGTTGATGGGCACCGAAGCGCGCGCCCCGGACTTTGCCACGATTGAAGGCTTCGGCGTGCGGCTGGAAACACTGCTGGCGCTGGCCGGGCAGGTGCAGGGCGGCGCCGTGATCGCGCTGGCGGATTACGGCTTTCCCGAAAACGCGCGTGACGGGTTCCGCGGTGGGTTGCCGCCCGGCATCACCGTGCCGCAAGGCGTGACGCTGGTGCGGGGGCCTGCGCGTGAGATCAACGGTTTCCTGCGCGATCTCAGCGCGCCCGGCACCAACATCGGCACCGCCGTTGCGGGCTATTCCAACCTGGTGCTCGAGGGCTTCAACCCGCCCCATCTCAGCTTTCTGCCCGCCGATCACGCGGCGGCGCCTCCCGTTGACCGCTCGGGTGCGGACCGGACCGCCTGGGCACTCGCTGCTGATGCCAACACGGTCGAGGGCTATGACGCCTATCTCGCTGACTGGCCGAACGGGCTTTACGCCCAGCAGGCCACCAGCGCCCGTCAGAGCCTGCTGAACACGCCCGAGCGGATCGAGCAGGCGCTGGGCCTGACCCGCGACGAGCGGCGCGCGATCCAGCGCGATCTGACCATTCTTAATTTCGACCCGCGCGGCATTGACGGCATCTTTGGCCGGGGCACCCGTGCGGCGGTTTCGGCGTGGCAGGGGGCGAACCGCTTTGCGCAGACCAGCTTCCTGACCCGCGACCAGATCTTTGAGCTGGCGCAGCAAGGCGCGCGCCGCGCCGCTCAGCTCGAGGAAGAGGCCCGCGCCCGCGCCGCCGAGCAGGAGCGGCAAGACCGCGCGTACTGGCGCGATACGGGCTCGGGCACCGATGAAGTGGGTATGCGCGCCTATCTGGAACGCTTCCCCGACGGCGTCTTCTCCAACATCGCGCAGGAGCGGCTGGACCGGATCGAGGCTGACCGCCGCGCAGCCGCGCAGGCGCGCGACCGGGCGGCCTGGGATCAGGCGGCGCAGGCGGATACGCGCGACAGCTATCAGCGCTATCTGAACGACTTCCCGCGCGGGGCGTTCGCCGAACAGGCGCGGGGCCGCATCGAGGAGCTTCGCCGCCCGAACCGGCCCGACGCCGATCTGGCCGCCGCCGAGGCCGAGGAAGCGGCGATGAGCCTGCCGCAGTTCACGCGGGTGATCATCGAGCAACGTCTGTCGCGGCTGGGGCTGGAACCGGGGGCGGAGGACGGCAATTTCGACCGCGAAACCCGCCGCGCCATCCGGCGCTATCAACGCCGGGCGGACCTGCCGGTGACGGGTTTCCTGACCCAGCCGATCGTCGCCCGGTTGCTGGCCGACGGGGTGCTGGATATCTTGCGGTGA
- the ykgO gene encoding type B 50S ribosomal protein L36, which produces MKVRNSLRSLKQRHRDCQVVRRKGRVYVINKTQKKFKARQG; this is translated from the coding sequence ATGAAGGTCAGAAATTCGCTGCGCTCGCTCAAGCAGCGCCACCGTGATTGCCAGGTCGTGCGCCGCAAAGGCCGCGTGTACGTGATCAACAAGACCCAGAAGAAATTCAAGGCGCGTCAGGGCTAA
- a CDS encoding RidA family protein, which produces MKRTAVNPWPWSLRVGYHQGEIIEAVTRQLICAGQTSVDAEGVPQHPSDMRQQVALALDNLEAVLRAAGMGLGDVTRLVIYATDVDAAMSHFDILGARFGPTGNAPPMTLLGVSRLAMPELMIEIEASAAD; this is translated from the coding sequence ATGAAACGAACTGCCGTTAATCCATGGCCGTGGTCGCTGCGCGTCGGTTACCATCAGGGCGAGATCATTGAGGCCGTCACCCGGCAGTTGATCTGTGCGGGGCAGACCTCGGTCGATGCTGAGGGCGTGCCGCAGCATCCGTCGGACATGCGCCAACAGGTCGCGCTGGCGCTGGACAATCTTGAGGCAGTGCTGAGGGCTGCGGGGATGGGGTTGGGCGACGTTACCCGTCTGGTGATCTATGCCACCGATGTTGACGCAGCGATGAGTCATTTTGACATTCTGGGCGCCCGATTCGGGCCGACAGGGAACGCACCACCGATGACTCTGCTGGGGGTGTCGCGGCTGGCGATGCCGGAGCTGATGATCGAGATCGAGGCGAGCGCTGCCGATTGA
- a CDS encoding ABC transporter ATP-binding protein — protein sequence MGNLIDIKGVTHAYKTKSGPFPVLKDLNISIPEGSFCAVVGPSGCGKSTLTRLIAGLMFPDQGEVWLHGELVKSPRKTVGMAFQNPVLLEWRTILQNVILPLEIVAPTMPRAQKEARARELLAMVGLEGFENKRPSELSGGMRQRASLCRALVHKPDIIILDEPFGALDAFTREDLWQTMHQLRAKEPFTALLITHDLRESVYLGDQVVVLSGRPATTQYVMQVDIPGPRPLEMLYQPDQIQRLATLRREIQIAQGREVA from the coding sequence GTGGGGAATCTGATCGACATCAAGGGCGTGACGCACGCCTACAAGACCAAATCGGGGCCGTTCCCGGTGCTCAAGGATCTGAATATATCCATCCCCGAGGGCAGCTTTTGCGCCGTTGTCGGCCCCTCGGGTTGTGGCAAGTCCACGCTGACCCGGCTGATCGCCGGGCTGATGTTCCCCGATCAGGGCGAGGTCTGGCTGCATGGCGAGCTGGTGAAAAGCCCGCGCAAGACGGTGGGCATGGCGTTTCAGAACCCGGTGCTGCTGGAATGGCGCACCATCCTGCAAAACGTGATCCTGCCGCTGGAGATCGTCGCGCCGACCATGCCGCGCGCGCAGAAAGAAGCCCGCGCCCGCGAGTTGCTGGCGATGGTGGGCCTGGAGGGGTTCGAGAACAAGCGCCCGTCCGAGCTGTCGGGCGGCATGCGTCAACGCGCCAGCCTGTGCCGGGCGCTGGTGCACAAGCCCGACATCATCATTCTGGACGAGCCCTTCGGCGCGCTGGATGCCTTCACCCGTGAAGACCTGTGGCAGACCATGCACCAGTTGCGCGCCAAGGAACCCTTCACCGCGCTGTTGATTACCCATGATCTGCGTGAAAGCGTCTATCTGGGCGATCAGGTGGTGGTGCTGTCGGGCCGTCCGGCGACCACGCAATACGTGATGCAGGTCGATATCCCCGGCCCCCGGCCGCTGGAGATGCTCTATCAACCCGATCAGATCCAGCGGCTTGCGACCCTGCGCCGTGAGATCCAGATCGCCCAAGGTCGCGAGGTGGCATGA
- the trpS gene encoding tryptophan--tRNA ligase has protein sequence MADTSTGAATPNAKFKPRVFSGIQPSGGLTLGNYLGAIKRFVEMQDQGIETIYCMVDMHAITVWQDPDALKRQTRELAAGYLAAGLDPKKSILFNQSQVSAHAELGWVFNCVARMGWMNRMTQWKDKTSGKDAEKASLGLFAYPSLMAADILLYHATHVPVGEDQKQHVELTRDIATKFNHDYKVDFFPITEPVIEGAATRVMSLRDGTKKMSKSDPSDASRINLTDDADTISKKIRKAKTDAEPLPDSFDALADRPEAKNLVNIYAALAGMTKDAVLAEYAGQGFGAFKPKLADLAVESLSPISTEMARLMQAPDEIDAILGQGADRADAIARPIMERTYDIVGMVRSRR, from the coding sequence ATGGCTGACACTTCCACGGGCGCCGCAACCCCGAACGCCAAGTTCAAGCCGCGCGTCTTCTCGGGCATCCAACCCTCGGGCGGGTTGACGCTGGGCAATTATCTGGGCGCGATCAAACGCTTTGTCGAAATGCAGGATCAGGGGATCGAGACGATCTACTGCATGGTCGACATGCACGCGATCACCGTCTGGCAAGACCCCGACGCCCTGAAGCGCCAGACCCGCGAACTGGCCGCCGGCTATCTGGCCGCCGGGCTGGACCCAAAGAAGTCGATCCTGTTCAACCAGAGCCAGGTCTCGGCCCATGCCGAGCTGGGCTGGGTGTTCAACTGCGTGGCCCGCATGGGCTGGATGAACCGCATGACGCAGTGGAAGGATAAGACCTCGGGCAAGGATGCAGAAAAAGCCTCGCTCGGTCTGTTCGCCTATCCGTCGCTGATGGCCGCCGACATTCTGCTCTACCACGCCACCCATGTGCCGGTGGGCGAGGATCAGAAACAGCATGTCGAGCTGACCCGCGACATCGCCACGAAGTTCAACCATGACTACAAGGTCGATTTCTTCCCGATCACCGAACCGGTGATCGAGGGCGCAGCGACGCGGGTGATGAGCCTGCGCGACGGCACCAAGAAGATGTCGAAATCCGATCCCTCGGACGCGTCACGCATCAACCTGACGGATGACGCCGATACGATCTCGAAAAAGATCAGGAAGGCGAAAACCGACGCCGAACCGCTGCCCGACAGTTTCGACGCGCTGGCCGACCGGCCCGAGGCGAAGAACCTGGTGAACATCTACGCGGCACTGGCGGGCATGACCAAGGACGCGGTGCTGGCGGAATACGCAGGCCAGGGCTTTGGCGCGTTCAAGCCCAAACTGGCCGATCTGGCGGTCGAGTCGCTGTCGCCCATCTCGACCGAGATGGCGCGGCTGATGCAGGCCCCCGACGAGATCGACGCGATCCTGGGTCAGGGCGCGGACCGGGCGGATGCGATTGCGCGGCCGATCATGGAACGCACCTATGACATCGTGGGCATGGTGCGCTCGCGGCGTTAA
- a CDS encoding phenylacetate--CoA ligase family protein, protein MTKTFDPLETRSADQRAADLARDLPALIARAQTTAGMGQTLAGVDASAITTIESLASLPVLRKSALVAAQASAAPFGGFAALKTAEFDHIFQSPGPIYEPGRATADWWRLGRFLAASGIGRGDIVQNCFSYHLVPAGMMFENGARAVGAAVLPAGTGQTELQVRAARDIGTTAYAGTPDFLKIILDKADEMGERLSITKAVVGGGALFPSLRQFYADRGITCRQCYATADLGNVAYETDAMEGMIIGDGVVVEIVRPGTGDPVPHGEVGEVVVTTLNADYPLVRFATGDLSAIMPGLSPCGRTNLRIKGWMGRADQTTKIKGMFVRPEQVADFVSHHDEVARARVIATREGEKDVMTVRIETRASNPALYETTLMNTLKLRGKVELVPPGTLPNDGKVIEDLRSYE, encoded by the coding sequence ATGACCAAGACCTTCGATCCGCTCGAAACCCGCTCCGCCGACCAGCGCGCCGCCGATCTGGCCCGCGATCTGCCGGCGCTGATCGCCCGCGCGCAGACCACCGCAGGCATGGGGCAGACGCTGGCCGGGGTTGATGCCAGCGCGATCACCACGATCGAGTCGCTCGCCTCCCTGCCGGTCCTGCGCAAATCCGCGCTGGTCGCCGCGCAAGCCAGCGCCGCGCCTTTTGGCGGCTTTGCCGCGCTCAAGACCGCCGAGTTCGACCACATCTTCCAGTCCCCCGGCCCGATCTATGAGCCGGGGCGCGCCACCGCCGACTGGTGGCGTCTGGGCCGGTTCCTGGCCGCCTCGGGCATCGGGCGCGGCGATATCGTGCAGAACTGCTTCTCGTATCATCTGGTCCCGGCGGGCATGATGTTCGAGAACGGCGCGCGCGCTGTCGGTGCCGCCGTGCTGCCTGCCGGCACAGGCCAGACCGAGCTGCAGGTCCGCGCCGCCCGCGACATCGGCACGACGGCCTATGCCGGAACGCCCGATTTTCTGAAGATCATTCTGGATAAAGCCGACGAGATGGGCGAGCGCCTGTCGATCACCAAAGCCGTTGTCGGCGGCGGTGCGCTGTTCCCCAGCCTGCGCCAGTTCTATGCCGACCGCGGCATCACCTGCCGCCAATGCTATGCCACCGCCGATCTGGGCAACGTCGCCTATGAGACCGACGCGATGGAGGGCATGATCATCGGCGACGGTGTCGTGGTCGAGATCGTCCGTCCCGGCACCGGCGATCCCGTGCCGCATGGTGAGGTGGGTGAGGTCGTCGTGACCACGCTCAACGCCGATTACCCGCTGGTGCGCTTCGCCACCGGCGATCTGAGCGCCATCATGCCCGGTCTCAGCCCCTGCGGGCGCACCAATCTGCGCATCAAGGGCTGGATGGGCCGCGCCGATCAGACGACCAAGATCAAGGGGATGTTCGTGCGCCCCGAGCAGGTCGCCGATTTCGTCAGCCACCACGATGAGGTTGCCCGCGCCCGCGTCATCGCCACCCGCGAGGGCGAAAAGGATGTGATGACGGTGCGGATTGAAACCAGAGCGTCCAATCCCGCGTTGTATGAGACGACATTGATGAATACGCTGAAATTGCGGGGCAAGGTTGAGCTCGTACCGCCCGGGACCCTGCCCAATGACGGCAAGGTGATCGAGGATCTGCGGTCCTACGAGTAA
- a CDS encoding CobW family GTP-binding protein produces MPAPIPVTLLTGFLGSGKTTLLNALLRDPGMDKAAVVINEFGEIGLDHDLIESTTETMVLMSSGCLCCTVRGDLAETLNDLRIRRDAGEIAFDRVVIETTGIADPAPIVQTLVMDGNLSYDFALDGVLTTADAATGGHSLDSQFEAVQQIAMADRIIVTKADLVTPGQLAGFEKRLATINPGAPRHHADHGQIDPALLFGLAPRQDSSAAQTLAWVAAAPKKASLPPLSGLKNTDPFGQSHGLFVSTASAVQRPGHDGRVSSQSVEIAEPISPIVFDLWLESLMNSAAADILRLKGVVHVEGMKHPFALHGVQHIFHPPVPLSHWPEDDKTTRIVVIGRDLPPGYLAESLAFLRSKPPVEEHKI; encoded by the coding sequence ATGCCCGCACCGATCCCCGTGACCCTGCTGACCGGCTTTCTCGGCTCGGGCAAGACGACGCTGCTCAACGCCCTGTTGCGCGATCCCGGGATGGACAAGGCCGCCGTGGTGATCAACGAATTCGGCGAGATCGGGTTGGATCACGACCTGATCGAAAGCACCACCGAAACTATGGTACTGATGTCTTCGGGCTGTCTGTGCTGCACCGTGCGCGGCGATCTGGCCGAGACGCTCAACGATCTGCGGATACGCCGCGATGCCGGCGAGATCGCCTTTGACCGCGTGGTGATCGAAACCACCGGCATCGCCGACCCTGCGCCCATCGTGCAGACGCTGGTGATGGACGGCAACCTGTCCTACGATTTCGCGCTGGACGGCGTGCTGACCACGGCGGATGCCGCCACCGGCGGGCACAGTCTGGACAGCCAGTTTGAGGCCGTGCAGCAGATCGCCATGGCCGACCGGATCATCGTCACCAAGGCCGATCTGGTCACCCCCGGCCAGTTGGCCGGTTTTGAAAAGCGCCTCGCCACCATCAACCCCGGCGCGCCCCGCCACCACGCCGACCACGGCCAGATCGACCCCGCCTTGCTGTTTGGCCTTGCTCCGCGGCAGGACAGCAGCGCGGCGCAGACGCTCGCCTGGGTCGCCGCCGCGCCCAAGAAAGCCAGCCTGCCGCCGCTCAGCGGCCTCAAGAACACCGACCCTTTCGGCCAATCGCACGGTCTTTTCGTCAGCACCGCCTCGGCCGTGCAGCGCCCCGGCCATGATGGCCGGGTCAGCTCGCAGTCGGTCGAGATTGCCGAACCGATCTCGCCCATCGTCTTCGACCTGTGGCTGGAATCGCTGATGAACTCGGCCGCCGCCGACATCCTGCGCCTGAAAGGTGTGGTGCATGTCGAGGGCATGAAGCACCCCTTCGCCCTGCACGGCGTGCAGCATATCTTCCACCCGCCCGTGCCGCTCAGCCACTGGCCCGAGGATGACAAGACCACCCGGATCGTGGTCATCGGCCGCGATCTGCCGCCCGGCTATCTGGCCGAGAGCCTCGCCTTCCTGCGCTCGAAACCGCCGGTCGAGGAACACAAGATCTGA
- a CDS encoding alpha/beta fold hydrolase — protein MTQTKIDTPFGTLALRDSGGGGKPLLLIHGNSACKEVFDGQFAAPELSGYRLIAPDLPGHGASTDAPHPESTYTFAGYAAAIEAVLKALEVTTPAVFGWSLGGHAALEMIGRGTPVAGLMISGTPPVAPSVDSFMSAFNIDPEAENLTAKRDFSDAEATGYALHTGGVNGQVDPHLLAMVKRTDGRAREIMFNAALTQGFIDERSVVEGLSVPFAVVNGADDPFLQAPYFDTLTAPTLWARGIVRVEGAGHAPFRQTPAVFNALLAEFVASL, from the coding sequence ATGACCCAGACGAAGATCGACACCCCCTTCGGAACCCTTGCGCTGCGTGATTCCGGCGGCGGCGGGAAGCCGCTGTTGCTGATCCACGGCAACTCGGCCTGCAAAGAGGTGTTCGACGGCCAGTTCGCCGCGCCCGAGCTGAGCGGCTATCGCCTGATCGCGCCGGATCTGCCGGGGCACGGCGCCTCGACCGATGCGCCCCATCCCGAAAGCACCTATACCTTTGCCGGTTACGCGGCGGCGATCGAGGCGGTGCTCAAGGCGCTGGAGGTCACAACCCCGGCGGTGTTCGGCTGGTCGCTGGGCGGACACGCGGCGCTGGAGATGATCGGGCGCGGCACGCCGGTGGCAGGGCTGATGATCAGCGGCACCCCGCCGGTCGCGCCCTCGGTCGACAGCTTCATGTCGGCGTTCAACATTGATCCCGAGGCCGAGAACCTCACCGCCAAGCGCGACTTCTCGGATGCCGAGGCGACAGGCTATGCGCTGCATACCGGCGGGGTGAACGGGCAGGTCGACCCGCATCTGCTGGCGATGGTCAAACGCACGGACGGGCGGGCGCGGGAAATCATGTTCAACGCGGCGCTGACCCAAGGCTTCATCGACGAGCGCAGCGTGGTCGAAGGGCTGTCGGTGCCCTTCGCCGTGGTGAACGGGGCGGACGATCCGTTCCTGCAGGCGCCCTACTTCGACACGCTCACCGCGCCAACGCTTTGGGCGCGCGGGATTGTCCGGGTCGAGGGCGCGGGCCACGCGCCGTTCCGCCAGACGCCTGCGGTGTTCAACGCGCTGTTGGCCGAGTTCGTCGCGTCGCTTTGA
- a CDS encoding N-formylglutamate amidohydrolase gives MPIPFTLIQPDTITSPVVFASPHSGRDYPPDFLVMARVEAQVLRSSEDAFVDVLLQDAPRFGASVLTTDVPRAYVDFNRAADELDPALIDGAPRAGLNPRIASGLGVLARVVANGREIYRGKLPMAEAERRIRRYWTPYHGALARVLQQQVDRFGRVLLCDMHSMPHEALTGHVLRGGVRPDVVLGDRWGSSAGREVVAAVEEILRGAGFVVARNAPFAGAYIAQRYGQPSQGIHALQIEIDRALYLDEARVEPLPGFEDFRVVMRGVIEKLAALDLGQGGASLDLAAE, from the coding sequence TTGCCGATCCCGTTCACACTGATCCAGCCCGATACGATCACCTCGCCTGTGGTCTTTGCCTCGCCCCATTCCGGGCGCGATTATCCGCCTGATTTTCTGGTGATGGCCCGGGTCGAGGCGCAGGTGCTGCGCTCGTCCGAGGATGCGTTTGTGGATGTTTTATTGCAGGACGCGCCCCGATTCGGCGCGTCTGTGTTAACCACGGATGTGCCGCGCGCCTATGTCGATTTCAACCGGGCTGCGGATGAGCTGGACCCGGCGCTGATCGACGGCGCGCCGCGGGCGGGGCTGAACCCGCGGATCGCCTCGGGGTTGGGGGTGCTGGCGCGGGTGGTGGCGAACGGGCGGGAAATTTACCGCGGCAAGCTGCCGATGGCCGAGGCCGAGCGGCGAATCCGCCGTTACTGGACGCCGTATCACGGCGCGTTGGCGCGGGTGTTGCAGCAACAGGTCGACCGATTCGGGCGGGTGCTGCTGTGCGACATGCATTCCATGCCCCATGAGGCGCTGACCGGGCATGTGTTGCGCGGGGGCGTGCGGCCCGATGTGGTGCTGGGCGACCGCTGGGGCTCGTCCGCCGGGCGCGAGGTTGTCGCGGCGGTCGAGGAGATCCTGCGCGGCGCCGGGTTTGTGGTGGCGCGCAACGCGCCCTTCGCTGGGGCCTATATCGCGCAGCGGTATGGCCAGCCGTCGCAGGGCATCCACGCCTTGCAGATCGAGATCGACCGCGCGCTCTATCTGGATGAGGCGCGGGTCGAGCCCTTGCCGGGATTCGAAGACTTCCGCGTGGTGATGCGCGGGGTGATCGAGAAGCTGGCCGCGCTGGATCTGGGGCAGGGTGGGGCGTCGCTGGATCTTGCCGCCGAGTAA
- a CDS encoding ABC transporter substrate-binding protein has product MLAVPAVAQTSVPFTLDWRFEGPAAPYFLAVDNGHFAAEGMEVEISPGQGSLDAIPKVATGAYPIGFSDMASLIKFLDQNPDAPVTGVMMMYDVPAFAIVGRRSLGVETPADLEGRTLGAPPPDGAWAQFPVFAAAQGLDVSTITVEPVGFPTREPMLAAGEVDAVTGFSFTSSLSTMRLGVPEDDIVVMLMADYGVELYGNVIIVNTDWAEANPELVTGFLRAVAMGVRDAAADPAAGVAAIAARNPALDSDLEVARLNMALRDNILTPWVMEHGIGNIDAERFATSLEQIAMSYTFTNPVDASRYFTDAYLPTDGSLMMQ; this is encoded by the coding sequence ATGCTTGCCGTGCCTGCCGTTGCCCAGACTTCTGTGCCTTTCACGCTGGACTGGCGGTTCGAGGGGCCGGCTGCGCCGTATTTCCTGGCCGTCGATAACGGTCACTTTGCCGCCGAAGGCATGGAGGTCGAAATCTCCCCCGGTCAGGGCTCGCTTGATGCGATTCCGAAAGTGGCGACCGGTGCCTATCCGATCGGATTTTCGGACATGGCCAGCCTGATCAAGTTTCTGGACCAGAACCCCGACGCGCCCGTCACCGGCGTGATGATGATGTATGACGTCCCGGCTTTTGCCATTGTCGGTCGCCGCAGCCTTGGGGTTGAAACGCCTGCCGATCTGGAAGGCCGCACGCTGGGCGCCCCGCCGCCCGATGGTGCCTGGGCGCAGTTCCCGGTGTTTGCCGCGGCACAGGGGCTGGACGTGAGCACGATCACCGTGGAGCCCGTCGGCTTTCCGACGCGTGAGCCGATGCTGGCCGCCGGTGAAGTCGATGCCGTGACCGGCTTCTCGTTCACCTCGTCGCTGTCGACCATGCGTCTCGGCGTGCCCGAGGATGACATCGTGGTCATGCTGATGGCGGATTATGGCGTCGAGCTTTATGGCAACGTGATCATCGTCAACACCGACTGGGCCGAAGCCAACCCCGAGCTGGTCACCGGCTTCCTGCGCGCCGTGGCGATGGGTGTCCGTGACGCCGCTGCCGATCCGGCGGCGGGCGTGGCGGCGATTGCCGCGCGCAACCCGGCGCTGGACAGCGATCTGGAAGTGGCGCGTCTGAACATGGCGCTGCGTGACAACATCCTGACCCCCTGGGTGATGGAGCACGGCATCGGCAACATCGACGCCGAGCGTTTCGCCACCTCGCTGGAACAGATCGCCATGAGCTATACGTTCACCAACCCGGTCGATGCGTCGCGCTATTTCACCGATGCCTATCTGCCGACCGATGGCAGCCTGATGATGCAGTGA